A section of the Chryseobacterium ginsenosidimutans genome encodes:
- a CDS encoding redoxin domain-containing protein, with protein sequence MILEKGTSAPDFELHSTPDQKLKRSDFLGKNLILVFYPADWSPVCGDQVALYNEMLSIFHKYNADIVGISVDSSWCHDAFMADRKLHYPLLADFNPKGEVSKKYGVYNEENGTSKRALFVIDKDGVIQWSYLSPDGINPGADGIIDALENLNKSS encoded by the coding sequence ATGATATTAGAAAAAGGAACCTCAGCACCGGATTTTGAACTCCACTCTACTCCCGATCAGAAACTGAAACGTTCTGATTTTTTAGGGAAGAACCTCATCTTAGTTTTTTATCCCGCAGACTGGAGTCCTGTTTGTGGAGATCAGGTAGCTTTGTATAATGAAATGTTGAGTATTTTCCACAAATACAATGCAGATATTGTAGGAATTTCTGTTGACAGCTCCTGGTGTCATGATGCTTTTATGGCAGATAGAAAATTACACTATCCATTACTTGCCGACTTTAATCCTAAAGGAGAAGTCTCAAAAAAATATGGAGTTTACAATGAAGAAAACGGAACTTCAAAAAGGGCATTATTCGTTATAGATAAAGATGGGGTGATCCAATGGAGTTATTTGTCACCGGACGGAATTAATCCTGGAGCTGATGGGATCATCGATGCATTAGAAAATTTAAATAAAAGCTCATAA
- a CDS encoding DsbA family protein — protein MSTLRIPIGPNDHIQGNPETAKIVLVEYGDYQCPYCGHAFPLVKQFVEEYGDDVAFVFRNFPLTDSHEFAMAAATIAEAAGKQGKFWEMHDLIYDNQDQLSEEMLKECAKTLQLDFNKIENDINTADLQDKIENDFEGGVRSGVNGTPSFFVNNQKWEDYDGTYDSFVDLLS, from the coding sequence ATGTCTACATTAAGAATTCCGATCGGCCCGAATGATCATATTCAAGGAAATCCTGAAACTGCGAAAATCGTTCTAGTTGAATACGGCGATTATCAGTGTCCTTATTGCGGACATGCTTTTCCTTTGGTAAAACAATTTGTTGAGGAATATGGTGACGATGTGGCATTTGTTTTCAGAAATTTTCCTTTAACTGATTCTCACGAGTTTGCAATGGCAGCCGCAACGATTGCCGAAGCGGCGGGAAAACAGGGAAAATTCTGGGAAATGCATGATCTTATCTATGACAATCAAGATCAATTGAGTGAAGAAATGCTGAAAGAATGCGCAAAGACATTACAGCTTGATTTTAATAAAATCGAAAACGATATCAATACTGCCGATCTTCAGGACAAAATTGAAAATGATTTTGAAGGCGGTGTAAGAAGCGGAGTAAATGGAACTCCTTCATTTTTTGTGAATAATCAAAAATGGGAAGATTATGACGGAACATATGATTCTTTTGTTGATCTGCTTTCGTAA
- the guaB gene encoding IMP dehydrogenase, which translates to MSIHNKIVETAITFDDVLLVPSYSEVLPNQVSLKSRLTDKITLNVPIVSAAMDTVTEADLAIALARVGGLGFIHKNMTIAEQAAQVNRVKRSENGMISDPVTLSKDHTLAEAKETMAKYKISGLPVVDAENTLIGIITNRDVKYQENLDMKVEEIMTKKNLITSDKDTNLEKAKEILLKSRVEKLPIVDKNNKLVGLITIKDIDNQLEYPNANKDEKGRLIVGAGVGVGEDTLDRIAALVQAGVDIIGIDSAHGHSKGVLDKISEIRKAYPDLDIVGGNIVTAEAAEDLIKAGANVLKVGVGPGSICTTRVVAGVGVPQLSAIYNVYEYAQSKNVAVIADGGIKLSGDIVKAIASGAGAVMLGSLLAGTDEAPGEEIIFQGRKFKTYQGMGSLSAMKRGGKERYFQSEAKKFVPEGIEGRVPSKGSLEEVIFQLTGGLRAGMGYCGAKDIEALQKDTKMVMITGSGLKESHPHDVIITQEAPNYSL; encoded by the coding sequence ATGTCTATTCATAACAAAATTGTAGAGACAGCCATCACTTTCGATGACGTGCTTCTAGTTCCTTCTTATTCTGAAGTTTTACCTAACCAGGTTTCATTAAAATCCAGACTTACCGATAAAATTACGCTTAATGTTCCGATAGTTTCTGCTGCGATGGATACTGTTACGGAAGCAGATCTGGCAATTGCATTGGCAAGAGTCGGCGGTTTAGGATTTATTCATAAAAACATGACAATCGCTGAACAGGCTGCACAGGTTAATCGTGTAAAGCGTTCGGAAAACGGAATGATTTCAGATCCTGTTACCCTTTCAAAAGACCATACTTTGGCTGAAGCTAAGGAAACAATGGCGAAATATAAAATCTCCGGTCTTCCTGTAGTAGATGCTGAAAATACTTTGATCGGTATTATCACAAACAGAGATGTTAAATATCAGGAAAACCTTGATATGAAGGTTGAAGAGATCATGACCAAAAAAAACCTGATCACTTCTGATAAAGATACAAACCTTGAAAAAGCAAAAGAAATTCTTCTTAAAAGCAGAGTTGAAAAGCTTCCGATCGTTGATAAAAACAATAAATTAGTTGGTTTAATTACGATTAAAGATATTGACAATCAGTTAGAGTACCCGAATGCAAATAAAGACGAAAAAGGACGCTTAATTGTTGGAGCTGGTGTTGGAGTTGGGGAAGATACTTTAGATAGAATTGCAGCTTTGGTTCAGGCTGGCGTTGATATCATCGGTATCGATTCTGCTCACGGACATTCAAAAGGTGTTTTAGATAAAATTTCTGAAATCAGAAAAGCATATCCGGATTTGGATATCGTTGGAGGAAATATTGTAACGGCTGAAGCTGCAGAGGATTTGATTAAAGCTGGAGCAAACGTTCTTAAAGTGGGTGTTGGTCCCGGTTCTATCTGTACAACGAGAGTTGTTGCAGGAGTTGGGGTTCCTCAATTATCAGCTATTTACAACGTTTACGAATATGCTCAGTCTAAAAATGTTGCTGTAATTGCTGATGGAGGTATCAAACTTTCAGGAGATATCGTAAAAGCGATTGCAAGTGGAGCAGGAGCAGTAATGTTAGGTTCGCTTTTAGCCGGAACTGATGAAGCTCCAGGTGAAGAAATTATCTTCCAGGGTAGAAAATTCAAAACGTACCAAGGAATGGGAAGTCTTTCTGCAATGAAGAGAGGTGGAAAAGAAAGATATTTCCAAAGTGAGGCTAAAAAATTCGTTCCGGAAGGAATTGAAGGAAGAGTTCCAAGTAAAGGATCATTGGAAGAAGTAATTTTCCAACTAACAGGTGGTTTAAGAGCCGGAATGGGATATTGTGGAGCTAAAGATATTGAAGCTTTGCAAAAAGATACCAAAATGGTAATGATCACAGGAAGTGGATTGAAGGAATCTCATCCTCATGATGTTATCATCACGCAGGAAGCTCCGAATTATTCTTTGTAA